The Magnolia sinica isolate HGM2019 chromosome 10, MsV1, whole genome shotgun sequence genome includes a window with the following:
- the LOC131258216 gene encoding probable inactive receptor kinase At2g26730 yields MLKIYHLNKAVSLSAPSYYKRPTSYLYCNFIFRFNSNRMETIHIWVLSISFILLLPISNSVDEEVKQTLLTFFQRLSNGNHSAAPSFGWNSTSDPCDDRWKGITCDPRSSFIKKLALEGLGLRGTLDVRSICTIQSLGVLSVQNNFIHGELQPDIENCQQLTHLYINQNQFSGHLPDTLPGLNNLKRLFIYENNFSGELPDLPKISGLVSFLAQYNHLTGKIPTFDFSNLQDFNVSFNNFSGPIPKLPSRFDDSSFLGNPELCGKPTSKQCPNSNLPARQQVLMFIGYIILGLAVVVFFILSLIKGKKTPDYKMVDSEKKGAMEVDIKASTDSLYYKTEASKSEYSIPMSNESTMVSMSMIIPKNSAMKDLRFEDLLKAPAELLGRGAYSSLYKVIFEDGVALAVKRIKDWDISSEEFKRRMEKIDQVKHPNILPLLAFYCSKQEKLVVYGYQRNGSLFKLLHGTQGGQIFDWGSRLDVAASVAEGLAFMHKELYVNGIAHGNLKSSNILMNKNMDPCISEYGLMEIMMDNQHMSFMGHGTNDHFKADIHNFGVILLELLTGKVAVPENGGLDLATWVHSVVREEWTVEVFDKSLLEEGASEERMVNLLQVALKCINPSPDARPTIKELVSMIGNIKEEDDRSIVSEI; encoded by the exons ATGCTCAAAATCTATCATTTGAACAAAGCAGTCTCCCTTTCAGCTCCATCTTATTATAAAAGACCCACTTCATATCTTTATTGCAACTTCATCTTTAGATTCAATTCCAATAGAATGGAAACAATCCATATCTGGgtcctctctatttctttcattCTCCTTCTCCCCATATCGAATTCAGTTGATGAGGAAGTAAAGCAGACCCTCCTCACCTTTTTTCAGCGTCTCTCCAATGGCAACCATTCAGCTGCTCCCAGCTTCGGTTGGAACTCTACCTCTGATCCATGCGACGATCGCTGGAAAGGTATCACTTGCGATCCCCGATCTTCTTTCATTAAGAAACTAGCGCTCGAGGGCCTAGGCCTCAGAGGGACTCTGGATGTCAGatccatctgcaccatccaatcTCTTGGTGTCTTGAGTGTTCAAAACAATTTCATCCATGGAGAGCTTCAGCCAGATATTGAAAACTGTCAGCAACTGACCCACCTCTATATCAACCAAAACCAATTTTCAGGGCACCTCCCCGACACTCTGCCAGGCTTGAATAATTTGAAGAGGCTCTTTATTTATGAAAATAACTTCTCAGGTGAGTTGCCGGATTTACCCAAGATCTCGGGCCTGGTATCGTTTCTTGCTCAATACAATCATCTCACTGGGAAAATTCCAACATTCGATTTCTCCAACCTTCAGGACTTCAATGTCTCCTTCAACAATTTCAGCGGTCCGATTCCCAAACTGCCCAGTCGTTTCGATGATAGCAGCTTTTTGGGGAATCCTGAATTGTGTGGAAAGCCGACTTCCAAGCAATGTCCAAATTCAAACCTTCCGGCACGACAACAGGTTCTCATGTTCATAGGCTATATTATTCTAGGACTGGCTGTTGTCGTTTTCTTTATTCTCTCCCTCATCAAGGGAAAGAAGACACCTGACTACAAGATGGTGGATTCTGAAAAGAAGGGAGCCATGGAAGTAGACATCAAAGCCAGCACCGATTCTCTCTACTATAAAACGGAGGCAAGTAAATCTGAGTACTCGATCCCGATGTCGAACGAAAGTACTATGGTGTCGATGTCGATGATCATCCCCAAGAATTCAGCAATGAAGGACTTGAGGTTCGAAGACCTGCTAAAGGCTCCTGCAGAGCTGCTTGGAAGAGGGGCATATAGTAGCCTCTACAAGGTGATATTCGAAGACGGTGTGGCATTGGCTGTGAAGAGGATTAAAGATTGGGATATTTCAAGTGAAGAATTCAAGAGGAGGATGGAGAAGATAGACCAAGTGAAGCATCCAAATATATTGCCTCTCTTGGCCTTTTACTGCTCAAAGCAAGAGAAGCTTGTGGTGTATGGATATCAACGGAATGGGAGTCTCTTCAAACTCCTCCATG GAACCCAAGGTGGCCAAATATTCGACTGGGGTAGCAGACTAGACGTTGCAGCTTCTGTTGCCGAGGGCTTAGCCTTCATGCACAAAGAGCTCTACGTCAATGGTATTGCTCATGGCAACCTAAAATCTTCCAACATATTGATGAACAAGAACATGGATCCATGTATCAGTGAGTATGGCCTCATGGAGATAATGATGGACAACCAACATATGTCGTTTATGGGCCACGGTACTAATGACCACTTTAAGGCAGACATACATAACTTTGGCGTCATTCTTCTTGAGCTGCTGACAGGAAAGGTGGCGGTGCCAGAAAATGGTGGGCTTGACTTGGCTACGTGGGTTCATTCAGTCGTTAGAGAAGAATGGACTGTTGAAGTCTTTGATAAGAGCCTACTCGAAGAAGGTGCGAGTGAAGAAAGGATGGTGAACTTGCTCCAAGTTGCCCTCAAATGCATTAATCCTTCACCAGATGCTAGGCCAACCATCAAAGAACTTGTTAGCATGATTGGCAACATTAAAGAGGAAGACGACAGGTCCATTGTCTCTGAAATATGA